GCTTTGTTTTCGAAACCAGCATCATTGATTCTACTATAACAGTGGAGGTATCTGGTATGACAGACGTAGTAAAGAGATTTCTGGATTATGTCGGAATCGACACGAAATCGAACGAGGAATCGACTTCTGTTCCCAGCACTGAGATCCAGTTCGATCTGGCCAGGAAACTTGTCGAGGAACTCAAGAGCCTCGGCCTCGAAGATGCCGAGGTCGATGACAAATGTTATATAATGGCGACGCTTCCCTCCAACATGGATACCGACAATCCCGTGATCGGGTTTATCGCACATATGGACACGAGTCCCGATATGTCGGGAACAGACGTCAAACCACAGATAATAGAGAATTACGATGGTGGAGATATAGTTCTCAATAAAAAGGAAAACATCATCCTCTCCCCGGATGATTTCCCCGAACTTGGATACTACGTGGGACAGACCCTGATCACCACGGACGGTACTACCCTCCTGGGAGGCGATGACAAAGCCGGCATCGCGGAGATCATGACTGCACTCGATCAACTGAAAGACGACCCGAAGATCAAGCACGGCACGATAAAGATAGGATTCACCCCTGACGAGGAGATCGGCAGGGGCGCTGACCATTTCGACGTTAAGAAATTTGGCGCCGACCTGGCCTATACTCTTGATGGCGGCAGGATCGGCGAGCTCGAATTCGAGAACTTCAACGCGGCGAAAGCGACTGTAAACGTCAAGGGCAGGAACGTCCATCCTGGCTACGCGA
The DNA window shown above is from Candidatus Latescibacterota bacterium and carries:
- the pepT gene encoding peptidase T, whose translation is MTDVVKRFLDYVGIDTKSNEESTSVPSTEIQFDLARKLVEELKSLGLEDAEVDDKCYIMATLPSNMDTDNPVIGFIAHMDTSPDMSGTDVKPQIIENYDGGDIVLNKKENIILSPDDFPELGYYVGQTLITTDGTTLLGGDDKAGIAEIMTALDQLKDDPKIKHGTIKIGFTPDEEIGRGADHFDVKKFGADLAYTLDGGRIGELEFENFNAAKATVNVKGRNVHPGYAKNKMINSMLIAREFDSMLPPNQTPFYTEGYEGFFHLISMTGEVENTKFVYIVRDHDMDKFKAKKVLMEKIAGFLNEKHGENTVELILEDQYYNMREKIEPVMHVID